From Heliomicrobium modesticaldum Ice1, a single genomic window includes:
- a CDS encoding ClpP family protease produces the protein MVEQFEETPDVEPKTAKPGPAEGAPLKPEESRGRRIDALKELGETEVPGAKSNIHCLTIVGQVEGHMILPPQNKTTKYEHILPQLVALEQSKDIEGVLLILNTVGGDVEAGLAIAEMVASLSKPSVSIVLGGGHSIGVPIAVSADYSMIASTATMTIHPIRLTGLVIGVPATFEYLEKMQDRVVAFVTRNSRITPEKFKELMFKTGELTRDIGTVVVGKEAVEYGLIDAVGGISEAVKKLNELIEERRNNKGLLQ, from the coding sequence ATGGTCGAACAGTTTGAAGAGACACCGGATGTAGAACCTAAAACAGCGAAGCCCGGACCGGCCGAAGGGGCGCCGTTGAAGCCGGAGGAGTCGCGAGGACGCCGCATCGACGCCCTGAAAGAACTGGGCGAGACGGAGGTCCCTGGCGCCAAAAGCAACATCCACTGCCTGACCATCGTCGGCCAGGTGGAAGGACACATGATCCTGCCGCCGCAGAATAAGACGACCAAATACGAGCACATCCTGCCCCAACTGGTCGCGCTGGAGCAGAGCAAGGACATTGAGGGCGTGTTGTTGATCCTGAATACTGTCGGCGGCGACGTAGAGGCTGGCCTGGCCATCGCCGAGATGGTCGCCAGCTTGTCGAAGCCCTCTGTCTCCATCGTCTTGGGCGGCGGTCACTCTATCGGCGTGCCTATCGCCGTATCGGCCGATTACTCGATGATCGCCTCCACAGCCACCATGACCATCCACCCGATCCGCTTGACAGGCCTTGTCATCGGTGTCCCTGCCACCTTTGAATACCTGGAAAAAATGCAGGACCGCGTCGTCGCCTTTGTGACGCGCAACTCCCGCATCACACCGGAGAAATTTAAGGAACTGATGTTCAAAACAGGCGAACTGACCCGGGATATCGGAACGGTCGTCGTCGGCAAGGAGGCTGTCGAATATGGTCTCATCGACGCCGTCGGCGGGATCAGCGAAGCGGTGAAAAAATTGAATGAGTTGATCGAAGAGCGCCGAAACAACAAGGGGTTGTTGCAATGA
- a CDS encoding YlzJ-like family protein, with amino-acid sequence MILYTPVPMETIFQGTTPDVPAMSIVSFKGRTVMAYNRGDGRYELTRLLTTEPKDYLDPELQPGREIFPD; translated from the coding sequence ATGATCCTCTATACGCCAGTTCCAATGGAAACCATCTTTCAGGGGACAACGCCCGATGTACCCGCCATGTCGATCGTGTCTTTCAAGGGCAGGACTGTGATGGCTTACAACCGGGGAGACGGACGCTACGAATTGACACGCTTGTTGACCACCGAGCCAAAGGACTACCTCGATCCTGAACTGCAACCGGGAAGGGAGATCTTTCCCGATTAA
- a CDS encoding FtsK/SpoIIIE family DNA translocase, translating to MANMFHQLKEDLKYEMAGLGVLAVAVFAIVSLFTVGANPLVLPSAGAGAVGQFFYNSLSIAAGQGKILFPIFLAYIGVKLMTQRAQFAIGRKLAGFTASYMILLTFLHLMLPIGGSDWQAGMEGKGGGVLGASVAILLKTLFGTIGTYVVLIALILAAVLFAFEVSLVQLVGLLFAGLVGWYGRARGALGKFLFTVVEEEELVPKKAVEKKGRRKKTEGPSPAKGSQDIPLVIFDHEKDRPEWLKQIEKPIDKAATESAVPNGSAIIRPATPENPELENRGALLDDRAPLIIQHFDDDEPPKEPSIDDTLVEAKRHRETTMPGLAETAAGDLADRELSAGVSWTGSEGNATENVTAELLDENRESGVPGGTKAKAGTSAASSGLPEYTLPPLSLLHRSLRVKSPRLDHDITENVRILEETLNNFGVRVKVTQVNRGPAITRYEVQPAPGVKVSKITNLADDIALSLAAGAVRIEAPIPGKAAVGIEVPNKEVTAVTFREVLETNEFQQAASKLTIALGKDIAGAPVVTELNRMPHLLIAGATGAGKSVCMNALISSILFKAKPNEVKFLMIDPKMVELTQYNGIPHMIAPVVTDAKKAATALKWIVNEMENRYELFAASGVKDITRYNQFKAIDNPDGPQPALPYVVVLIDELADLMMVAAVDVEDAICRLAQMARAAGIHLVIATQRPSVDVITGIIKANVPSRIAFAVSSQIDSRTILDQAGAEKLLGRGDMLFSPVGSNKPLRVQGCYVSDKEVETVVEFLKTQGLPEYQEGVIKAQEQAEAPEEDDDELFVDAVRVLLDSGQASISMLQRRLRVGYARAARLIDIMEQRGIVGGYEGSKPREILISKVQFEAKYGSAKNTGS from the coding sequence ATGGCAAACATGTTTCATCAACTGAAAGAAGATCTCAAGTATGAAATGGCCGGGCTGGGGGTATTGGCTGTCGCTGTCTTCGCCATTGTCAGCCTTTTCACCGTCGGCGCCAATCCCCTGGTCCTGCCTTCTGCGGGCGCCGGCGCAGTAGGCCAGTTCTTTTACAACAGCCTGAGCATAGCGGCGGGGCAGGGGAAGATCCTCTTTCCGATCTTTCTTGCCTACATAGGCGTCAAGCTCATGACCCAACGGGCGCAATTTGCCATCGGGCGAAAGCTCGCCGGTTTCACCGCCTCCTATATGATCCTGCTCACTTTCCTGCACCTGATGCTACCGATCGGGGGATCGGATTGGCAAGCGGGCATGGAAGGAAAGGGCGGCGGCGTCCTTGGGGCTTCTGTCGCCATCCTCTTAAAAACGCTCTTCGGAACGATCGGAACATATGTGGTCCTCATCGCCTTGATTCTGGCTGCTGTCCTCTTCGCCTTCGAGGTGTCTCTCGTTCAGTTGGTGGGGTTGCTCTTCGCCGGTTTGGTCGGCTGGTATGGCCGCGCCCGTGGCGCTCTGGGCAAGTTCCTCTTTACCGTTGTCGAGGAAGAGGAGCTTGTGCCGAAAAAGGCCGTCGAGAAAAAAGGGCGCCGCAAAAAGACGGAGGGGCCTTCCCCGGCAAAGGGGTCACAGGACATCCCGCTCGTCATCTTTGACCATGAAAAAGATAGGCCGGAGTGGTTGAAACAGATCGAAAAACCTATCGATAAGGCGGCAACGGAGTCGGCTGTGCCGAATGGGTCTGCGATCATCAGGCCGGCAACGCCGGAAAATCCAGAACTGGAAAACAGAGGCGCCCTATTGGATGATAGGGCCCCCTTGATCATCCAGCACTTTGATGATGACGAACCTCCGAAAGAGCCTTCCATCGACGATACGCTCGTGGAAGCCAAGCGCCATCGCGAGACGACGATGCCAGGCTTGGCGGAAACCGCCGCCGGTGATCTCGCCGATAGAGAGCTGTCCGCCGGCGTGTCTTGGACAGGTTCGGAAGGGAATGCAACTGAGAATGTCACCGCCGAGTTGCTCGACGAGAACCGGGAAAGCGGAGTCCCAGGAGGAACGAAAGCTAAGGCTGGGACAAGCGCCGCTTCTTCCGGCCTTCCCGAATACACCTTGCCCCCGCTCAGCCTCTTACACCGTTCACTCCGTGTGAAAAGCCCCCGTCTGGACCATGACATCACGGAAAACGTGCGCATCCTCGAAGAGACGTTGAACAATTTCGGCGTCCGCGTCAAAGTCACCCAGGTCAACCGCGGCCCGGCCATTACCCGTTACGAGGTCCAGCCGGCGCCTGGCGTCAAGGTCTCCAAGATCACCAACCTGGCTGACGACATCGCCTTGTCGCTGGCCGCCGGTGCCGTCCGAATCGAGGCGCCCATTCCCGGAAAAGCCGCTGTCGGCATCGAGGTACCGAACAAGGAGGTGACGGCCGTCACCTTCCGCGAAGTCTTGGAGACGAACGAGTTCCAACAGGCGGCGTCAAAGTTGACTATCGCCTTGGGGAAAGATATCGCTGGCGCACCTGTCGTAACAGAACTGAACCGCATGCCCCACCTGCTCATCGCCGGGGCAACCGGCGCCGGCAAGAGCGTTTGTATGAACGCGTTGATCAGCAGCATCCTCTTCAAGGCCAAACCGAACGAAGTGAAGTTTCTCATGATCGACCCGAAGATGGTCGAACTGACCCAATACAATGGCATCCCCCATATGATCGCCCCGGTGGTGACGGACGCCAAGAAGGCGGCGACGGCTCTCAAGTGGATCGTCAACGAGATGGAAAATCGGTACGAGCTCTTTGCCGCTTCGGGGGTCAAGGATATCACCCGCTACAACCAGTTCAAGGCGATCGACAACCCTGACGGACCGCAGCCGGCGCTGCCCTATGTGGTAGTGCTCATCGACGAGTTGGCCGACCTGATGATGGTCGCCGCCGTCGACGTGGAAGACGCCATCTGCCGCCTTGCCCAGATGGCCCGGGCGGCGGGCATCCACTTGGTTATCGCCACTCAGCGGCCTTCAGTGGACGTCATCACCGGGATCATCAAGGCTAACGTGCCTTCGCGGATCGCCTTCGCCGTCTCCTCCCAGATTGACTCGCGGACGATCCTTGATCAGGCGGGTGCGGAAAAACTGCTCGGTCGGGGGGACATGCTCTTTTCGCCTGTCGGTTCCAACAAACCCCTGCGGGTGCAGGGTTGCTATGTCTCGGACAAAGAAGTGGAAACAGTTGTCGAATTCCTTAAAACCCAGGGGCTGCCCGAATATCAGGAAGGGGTCATCAAGGCCCAGGAACAGGCGGAAGCGCCGGAAGAGGATGACGACGAACTCTTCGTCGACGCCGTACGCGTCCTCCTGGACAGCGGACAGGCCTCCATTTCCATGCTACAGCGTCGGCTGCGGGTCGGTTACGCCCGGGCGGCGCGGCTTATCGACATCATGGAGCAGCGGGGCATCGTCGGCGGCTACGAAGGCAGCAAGCCCAGGGAGATCCTGATCAGCAAGGTTCAATTTGAAGCCAAGTACGGTTCGGCGAAAAATACAGGGAGTTAA
- the mnmH gene encoding tRNA 2-selenouridine(34) synthase MnmH, which translates to MEIPITIDKALSGQFGPLIDVRSEGEYTEATIPGAVNIPLLSNEERARVGTIYKQRGPAEARKVGLEIISPKLPELYRNAQAVAGNGPAVLFCWRGGMRSKTAATVLNLMGMETYRIEGGYKAFRRYVNEYLERRIGLWPFLLLHGNTGVGKTEILSALAKGGAGTIDLEAIAENRGSVFGHIGYSSIPSQQTFEGRLVMALNACQDKPSIFMECESRRIGRVILPQNFFRRMQEGERILLYAPMAVRIQRLVDVYASQADRGKLLEAMGRLEQRLGKAWVKQLTLWIEQEDYAAVAEVLLREYYDPLYGYPNGPSRHYPFAVDASSVTEAVNLLMLYNEARFQKGGHVDGKPRACAPASQGTEATLFAPGGSGNEHPSGVPDRFGRRQL; encoded by the coding sequence ATGGAAATACCGATCACCATTGACAAAGCACTGTCCGGTCAATTCGGTCCACTGATTGATGTGCGATCAGAAGGTGAATATACGGAAGCAACCATCCCCGGCGCGGTCAACATCCCTCTCCTGTCTAATGAGGAACGGGCGCGCGTGGGAACCATCTATAAGCAAAGGGGACCGGCAGAAGCCCGAAAAGTCGGCCTCGAGATCATCAGTCCGAAACTCCCAGAGCTGTACCGCAACGCGCAGGCAGTCGCAGGCAATGGGCCTGCCGTCCTCTTCTGCTGGCGTGGCGGGATGCGCAGCAAAACAGCAGCGACGGTCCTCAATCTGATGGGGATGGAGACGTACCGCATCGAAGGCGGTTATAAAGCCTTCCGCCGTTATGTTAACGAATATTTGGAGCGGCGCATCGGCCTTTGGCCCTTTCTCCTGCTCCATGGCAACACCGGCGTGGGCAAGACGGAGATCCTGTCCGCCCTCGCAAAAGGGGGCGCTGGCACTATTGACCTAGAGGCTATCGCGGAGAACCGAGGCAGCGTCTTCGGTCATATCGGCTATTCGTCGATCCCAAGCCAGCAAACCTTTGAAGGTCGCCTAGTCATGGCGCTCAACGCTTGCCAGGACAAGCCCAGCATCTTCATGGAATGTGAAAGCCGCCGCATCGGCCGCGTCATCCTGCCGCAGAACTTTTTCCGTCGCATGCAGGAAGGGGAACGGATTCTCCTCTATGCGCCGATGGCCGTACGGATCCAGCGGCTAGTCGATGTTTATGCCAGCCAAGCGGACAGAGGAAAACTGCTGGAGGCGATGGGCCGGTTGGAACAGCGCCTCGGTAAGGCCTGGGTCAAACAGTTGACTTTATGGATCGAACAGGAGGATTATGCCGCTGTTGCGGAAGTGCTTTTGCGGGAATATTATGATCCGTTATACGGATATCCCAACGGGCCGAGCCGCCACTACCCTTTCGCCGTCGATGCATCTTCGGTTACAGAAGCGGTGAATCTGCTCATGCTATACAATGAAGCACGCTTTCAGAAAGGAGGTCACGTCGATGGAAAGCCTCGGGCTTGTGCTCCGGCAAGCCAGGGAACAGAAGCAACTCTCTTTGCGCCAGGTGGAAGCGGAAACGAACATCCGTCTGGCGTACCTGACCGCTTTGGAAGAAGGCAATTATGA
- a CDS encoding helix-turn-helix domain-containing protein, which yields MEAETNIRLAYLTALEEGNYDLLPGRVYGVGFMRSYAKYLGLDPAPLIEAMKHDWKTEEEESPLVTEEREKAYSAPRTGGIVKYAGYGLAVAAIAGLVFVSARLPDKDQLEPNRPDGRVAINSTKPSGPAAADGTGALGSSGVLGASPGAQASNGAGADPVSLAPGLSPVEPAVAQPAANGEKAPGVPAVAPAPSGVAVTLRVVQDRCWMSVSQDGQPAYEGMVNVGDAMTFTGKDKVNVVLGNAGAVEVILNGKSLGTLGDVGQVIKEEFVPLTQNPG from the coding sequence GTGGAAGCGGAAACGAACATCCGTCTGGCGTACCTGACCGCTTTGGAAGAAGGCAATTATGACCTGCTCCCCGGCCGCGTCTACGGCGTCGGATTTATGCGCAGTTATGCCAAGTATCTCGGTCTCGATCCGGCGCCGTTGATCGAAGCGATGAAACATGATTGGAAGACCGAGGAAGAGGAATCGCCACTAGTCACAGAGGAGAGGGAAAAAGCGTATTCAGCCCCGAGAACGGGCGGCATCGTCAAATACGCCGGTTACGGCCTGGCGGTTGCCGCCATTGCCGGACTCGTCTTCGTATCGGCTCGGTTGCCGGACAAGGACCAACTGGAGCCGAACCGACCGGATGGCAGGGTGGCCATCAACAGCACTAAACCGTCCGGCCCTGCAGCTGCCGATGGTACGGGGGCGTTGGGCAGCTCGGGGGTGCTAGGGGCATCGCCGGGAGCCCAGGCGTCCAACGGCGCAGGGGCCGATCCGGTATCCCTCGCTCCTGGCCTTTCTCCGGTTGAACCTGCGGTGGCACAACCTGCTGCCAACGGAGAAAAGGCCCCCGGCGTGCCCGCTGTGGCGCCGGCGCCGAGCGGCGTGGCCGTGACTTTGCGGGTCGTGCAGGACAGATGCTGGATGTCGGTTAGCCAAGACGGCCAACCTGCCTATGAAGGAATGGTGAACGTCGGCGACGCCATGACCTTCACGGGCAAGGACAAGGTCAATGTGGTGCTTGGCAACGCTGGCGCCGTGGAAGTTATTCTGAATGGAAAAAGTCTTGGCACTCTCGGGGACGTGGGACAGGTCATCAAAGAAGAGTTTGTTCCCCTGACGCAAAACCCGGGTTGA
- a CDS encoding YajQ family cyclic di-GMP-binding protein: MAKDASFDIVSQVDEQEVTNAVHQAVKEMEQRFDFKGSKSEIRQEQGAIILVSDDEFKLKNVTDILEAKMVKRGISLRALRYGKIESAAGDMVRQKVDLVQGISKENAKKITKLIKDSKIKVQTSVQGDQIRVSGNKRDDLQAVIALLRKADLDIELQFINFRS, translated from the coding sequence ATGGCCAAGGATGCATCCTTTGACATCGTATCTCAGGTGGATGAACAGGAAGTGACCAACGCCGTCCATCAAGCGGTGAAGGAGATGGAGCAGCGTTTCGACTTCAAAGGCAGCAAGAGCGAGATCCGCCAGGAGCAAGGCGCCATCATCCTCGTCTCCGATGATGAGTTTAAGCTGAAAAACGTCACCGACATCCTGGAAGCGAAGATGGTCAAGCGCGGCATCTCCTTGCGTGCGCTCAGATACGGCAAGATCGAGTCGGCTGCCGGTGATATGGTCCGGCAGAAGGTCGACCTGGTTCAAGGGATCTCCAAGGAGAATGCCAAAAAGATCACCAAACTGATCAAGGACAGCAAGATCAAGGTTCAGACCTCCGTGCAGGGCGACCAAATCCGCGTGAGCGGTAACAAGCGTGATGACCTGCAAGCTGTCATCGCTTTACTGCGGAAGGCTGATCTGGATATTGAGTTGCAGTTTATCAATTTCCGGTCCTAG
- the splB gene encoding spore photoproduct lyase codes for MNQWKERPQEQPKELPNEQSNKQPQEQQKWHYVPQRVFFEGEALAYPLGQKIVALCRELGLPTRQIPSHNRVTGLPGDTPNQKYAEAKKTLVVGVKRDLRFPTCRPSADYQFPLMTSCPGHCEYCYLQTTLGQRPYLRVYVNVEEMLDQAAKYIEKNTPKTTTFEVASSGDPLSVEHLTGSLFKTIEFFGAQEHGRLRFVTKFTGVGPLLKARHNGHTRFRFSLNSARVVRDFEHRTPPVAERIAAATQVARAGYPLGFIIAPIMVYPGWEEDYLQLFDHLKRELASIQPLSPPVTFELIQHRFTARAKKVILERFPESRLDMDEEERKFKYGKYGMGKYVYPDETAKSMKNLLRTALLERFPDAEIEYFT; via the coding sequence TTGAACCAATGGAAAGAGCGACCCCAGGAGCAACCCAAAGAGCTACCGAATGAACAGTCGAATAAACAGCCCCAAGAGCAGCAAAAATGGCATTACGTCCCCCAGCGGGTCTTTTTTGAAGGGGAAGCCCTCGCCTACCCGCTCGGCCAGAAGATCGTCGCCCTCTGCCGCGAGTTGGGTCTTCCCACCCGACAGATCCCTTCTCATAACCGCGTCACGGGCCTGCCGGGGGATACGCCGAACCAGAAGTACGCCGAGGCGAAAAAGACCCTCGTCGTCGGCGTCAAACGGGACCTGCGTTTTCCCACCTGCCGCCCATCGGCCGATTACCAGTTTCCCCTGATGACAAGTTGCCCCGGCCACTGCGAGTACTGCTACTTGCAGACGACTCTCGGTCAACGTCCCTACCTTCGCGTCTACGTCAATGTGGAAGAGATGCTGGACCAAGCGGCCAAGTACATCGAAAAAAATACGCCGAAAACGACTACCTTCGAAGTAGCCAGTTCCGGCGATCCGCTGAGCGTCGAGCATCTGACAGGCTCGCTGTTCAAGACGATTGAGTTTTTCGGCGCCCAGGAGCATGGCCGCCTCCGTTTCGTCACCAAGTTCACCGGCGTGGGACCGCTGCTCAAAGCCCGTCATAACGGCCACACACGCTTTCGCTTCTCCTTAAACAGTGCGCGCGTCGTCCGCGATTTTGAACACCGAACGCCTCCTGTCGCGGAGCGCATCGCTGCCGCCACGCAAGTGGCCCGCGCCGGCTATCCCCTCGGGTTCATCATCGCCCCGATCATGGTCTACCCCGGCTGGGAGGAGGACTACCTCCAGCTCTTCGACCATTTAAAAAGGGAGCTGGCGTCGATCCAGCCCCTTTCTCCTCCGGTGACCTTTGAATTGATCCAGCACCGATTTACGGCAAGGGCCAAAAAGGTGATCTTGGAGCGCTTTCCCGAATCCCGACTTGACATGGACGAGGAGGAGCGCAAGTTCAAGTACGGCAAATACGGCATGGGCAAGTATGTATACCCCGACGAGACGGCCAAGTCGATGAAGAATCTCCTCCGGACAGCGCTGCTCGAACGGTTTCCCGATGCTGAGATCGAGTACTTCACGTAA
- the aguB gene encoding N-carbamoylputrescine amidase, whose product MRKVTVAATQMSCSWDVDANIAKAEKLVRKAARQGAQVILLQELFEAPYFCQTERPEHYDLATETENNSAVRHFQPIAKELGVVLPISFFEKKNNARYNSIAMIDADGEILGVYRKTHIPDGPGYEEKFYFNPGDTGFQVWTTRYGKIGVGICWDQWFPEAARCMALMGAEILLYPTAIGSEPEEPGIDSKDHWQICMQGHAGANLVPLVASNRIGKETFSTSEIDFYGSSFIANPFGQKVAEADRTSETVLTATFDLDECARMRTAWGVFRDRRPDMYRAILTYDGVTPYRGLK is encoded by the coding sequence ATGCGCAAGGTCACCGTCGCCGCCACCCAAATGAGTTGTTCCTGGGATGTGGATGCCAACATCGCCAAGGCGGAAAAACTCGTCCGGAAAGCGGCCCGCCAGGGCGCCCAGGTCATTTTATTGCAGGAACTCTTTGAAGCGCCCTACTTCTGCCAGACCGAACGGCCCGAGCACTATGACCTGGCCACGGAGACGGAGAACAACAGCGCCGTGCGCCATTTTCAGCCCATCGCCAAAGAACTGGGCGTTGTTCTGCCGATCAGCTTTTTCGAAAAGAAAAACAACGCCCGCTACAACTCCATCGCCATGATTGACGCTGATGGCGAGATCCTCGGCGTCTACCGCAAGACTCACATCCCCGACGGCCCCGGTTATGAAGAGAAGTTTTACTTCAACCCCGGCGACACGGGCTTTCAGGTCTGGACGACCCGCTACGGCAAGATCGGCGTGGGTATCTGCTGGGACCAGTGGTTTCCCGAAGCAGCCCGCTGCATGGCCTTGATGGGGGCCGAGATCCTCCTCTACCCCACCGCCATCGGCTCCGAGCCTGAAGAGCCGGGAATCGACTCGAAGGACCACTGGCAGATCTGCATGCAGGGCCATGCCGGCGCCAACCTGGTCCCGCTCGTCGCATCCAACCGCATCGGCAAAGAGACCTTCAGCACGTCGGAGATCGACTTCTATGGCTCTTCCTTTATCGCCAACCCCTTCGGCCAAAAGGTGGCCGAGGCGGACCGCACCTCTGAGACGGTGCTGACGGCCACCTTCGACCTCGACGAATGCGCCCGCATGCGAACCGCCTGGGGCGTCTTCCGCGATCGGCGTCCGGACATGTACAGGGCCATCCTCACCTATGACGGTGTAACGCCCTACCGGGGACTAAAGTAA
- the aguA gene encoding agmatine deiminase, producing MSLPQASGFAMPPEWAPHQRTFIVWPIDDTTWPDELDEVRQAYARVAQAIARFEPVTMVVLPELVEEAARICGPSVDILPMEYDDSWIRDSGPTFLKNAAGELAGVNWQFNAWGNKFPSELDNLVAPQLLDHFGIRRFDAPFVLEGGSIHVDGEGTLLTTEECLLNKNRNPHMTREELDAQVRQYLGVEKIIWLKKGLCGDHTDGHVDNVACFARPGVVLLQVCSDPEDPNYAISRENLEILRQAVDAKGRSLEIIPIEQPPALYHKGVRMAASYINFYFVNGGIILPIFGGECAETDRQAEAILARVFPDRTIVPIESRIILTGGGNIHCATQQMPK from the coding sequence ATGTCCCTGCCGCAAGCATCCGGCTTTGCCATGCCCCCCGAATGGGCGCCCCATCAACGCACTTTCATCGTCTGGCCCATCGACGATACGACCTGGCCCGACGAACTCGATGAGGTCCGTCAAGCCTACGCCCGGGTGGCCCAGGCCATTGCCCGCTTTGAACCTGTCACGATGGTCGTCCTGCCGGAACTTGTTGAGGAGGCCGCTCGGATCTGCGGTCCCTCCGTCGATATTCTCCCCATGGAGTACGACGACTCCTGGATCCGCGACAGCGGCCCCACCTTCCTTAAAAACGCCGCCGGCGAATTGGCCGGCGTCAATTGGCAGTTCAACGCTTGGGGCAACAAGTTCCCCTCTGAGTTGGACAACCTCGTAGCGCCCCAACTGCTCGACCACTTCGGCATCCGCCGTTTTGACGCTCCCTTTGTCCTGGAGGGCGGTTCCATCCACGTCGACGGCGAAGGTACCCTCCTGACGACAGAAGAGTGCCTCCTCAATAAAAACCGCAACCCCCACATGACCCGCGAGGAACTGGACGCGCAGGTCCGCCAATACCTGGGCGTTGAGAAGATCATCTGGTTGAAAAAGGGCCTCTGCGGCGACCATACCGATGGGCACGTGGACAATGTGGCCTGTTTCGCTCGGCCGGGCGTAGTGCTCCTCCAGGTCTGCTCCGACCCAGAGGATCCTAACTACGCCATCAGCCGCGAGAACCTGGAGATCCTCCGGCAGGCCGTCGACGCCAAGGGACGTTCCTTGGAGATCATCCCCATCGAGCAGCCTCCTGCCCTCTACCATAAAGGCGTCCGCATGGCTGCCAGCTACATCAACTTCTACTTCGTCAACGGCGGCATTATCCTCCCCATCTTCGGCGGCGAATGCGCCGAGACGGACCGACAGGCCGAGGCCATCCTGGCCCGCGTCTTCCCTGACCGGACCATCGTGCCCATCGAGAGTCGAATCATCCTCACCGGTGGTGGCAACATCCACTGCGCCACCCAGCAGATGCCCAAATAG